The nucleotide window GCTTGCCACGCTCCTATCTTGCGATACATTCTTTTCATCGCAGTTTTTTACCCCAGGCTTTGCTTCTTGGCTTTTATGCACGCTCACTAAAAGTCCTTTTTTATCACCAAATAGCCCTCACTTAGTGCGCCTATCATATCTTTTAGCGCACACTCTGGCATTTGTGGCAGGAGCTTAAAAGCATGCTCGCTAAAAATTTCCACTTCAAAATAGCGACTTAGATTGCCCAGTTTAAAGCGTGCGTACTCGCCGCACTTTTCTAGCATACTCTCGTACTCCGCTTCATCAATTTCTAGCACCTTTTGCGAAAAATCAATAGTCCCCACGCCATGCCCCACGCAGGTGGAGAAAATTTTCACCTGCTTTAGCTGTGTGGGCATATTTTCATTCTCATCGACGTGGCGTCGCTTTAGCGCATAGACTTTTATCATCGCCTATCCCAGACTAGCTTTTGCGCGTCTAAATGCAGGCTTTTATCGCCCTTTTTATGGGTGTATTTTAAATACACGTCGTTAAAAAGCGTCGCCATGCACTCAGCATATCTAGGATCAGACTCAGCCTTAATGGCCTCTATCATCACAGGAGCTGAAATTTCAGCATTTTTAGGGTCTTCGCTCCTAGCTAGAGCCGAGCTAAATTTATCCACCAGTTTTCGCCCAAATATATAGCTCATCAGCCTTTTAGACTCGGCATAAAGATCACGCTCAAAAAGGATATTTCCCACAAGAGACTTTGCCACTTCTGGCGGTGTGCCGCTATCGTTTTTAAAGTCCGCTTTTTCTAGCTTTTGCTCGATTATACCAAGTGCCATACCAAGCCCATAAATAATGCTAGCTGGATGTGGCGGACAGCCTGGTATGAAAACATCAACTGGCACCACTTTCTCCACTCCGCCCCAGACTGAGTACGCATCGTAAAATATCCCACCAGTGCCCCCACAAGCCCCAAGTGCGACGACTATCTTTGGATCTGGGGCTGCTTCGTAGGCTCTTAAAAGCGGATAGTACATCTGCCTTGTAACTGGCCCAGTGCAGAGCAGTATATCGGCGTGGCGAGGGTTTGCCACTAGCTTAAAGCCAAAGCGCTCAGGGTCCCACATAGGCGTAATAGCGGCAAAAATTTCAATCTCACAGCCATTGCAGCTACCGCAGTCTATGCGATACACGCTAAAGCTACGTTTTATGTTTTTTAAATGCTCTAGCTTTGCTTCAAGATTGTTTGCGTGCCTTATATCGTGTGGCACTTCGTATAAATTTGTCATCTTATCTTGCCCTCCTCGCCTTTTGTCATACTCTCTACCGCCTCATTTTGCTTGCAGCTAGGGCAGATGTGTAAATACCGCTTCGCTTCATCTAGCCTGCCTGGGAGTAAATTTGATACTTGCAGTTTTTCTAGTGCGTAGGCTATTAGACGCTTTGGAGTGAAGGTTTTGCCGCAGCACGCACAGCGTTCTACCTCAAGCTCGCCACGCTGGATAAGCGCTCCTTTGTCAAATTTTACCGCCAGCTCAAAGCTATCGCTAAGCGCAACAGCCCCAGTCGGACAGACTTCATCACAGCGTCCGCAAAATATGCAACGCCCGCAGTCAAACTCCCACACCAGTCGCTCCTCATCCGCACTTTTGCCGTTTAGCTTTACTTCGATAGCATTTGGCGGGCAGGCGATAGCGCAGGCCGCGCAGCCTATGCAAAGATCATAGGTGTAGTGCGGCTGGCCACGGAAGTTTTCAGGCACTATGTAGGGCTCAAAAGGATAGGCGTAGGTGGCTTTGCCGTACTTTTCTGTTATGTCAAATAGCTTCATCATCTTAGATCCTTTAACGGACTATCTTTTAGCGTCCTTGCGTAGCGTTTTAGATCCTTTTCGGTTAGGATTTTGCTCTTTTTGCTCTTTACATCTACGATGGTTACCCTATCGGTGC belongs to Campylobacter sp. 19-13652 and includes:
- a CDS encoding NADH-quinone oxidoreductase subunit B family protein, whose product is MTNLYEVPHDIRHANNLEAKLEHLKNIKRSFSVYRIDCGSCNGCEIEIFAAITPMWDPERFGFKLVANPRHADILLCTGPVTRQMYYPLLRAYEAAPDPKIVVALGACGGTGGIFYDAYSVWGGVEKVVPVDVFIPGCPPHPASIIYGLGMALGIIEQKLEKADFKNDSGTPPEVAKSLVGNILFERDLYAESKRLMSYIFGRKLVDKFSSALARSEDPKNAEISAPVMIEAIKAESDPRYAECMATLFNDVYLKYTHKKGDKSLHLDAQKLVWDRR
- a CDS encoding formate hydrogenlyase maturation HycH family protein, which gives rise to MIKVYALKRRHVDENENMPTQLKQVKIFSTCVGHGVGTIDFSQKVLEIDEAEYESMLEKCGEYARFKLGNLSRYFEVEIFSEHAFKLLPQMPECALKDMIGALSEGYLVIKKDF
- a CDS encoding formate hydrogenlyase complex iron-sulfur subunit; protein product: MMKLFDITEKYGKATYAYPFEPYIVPENFRGQPHYTYDLCIGCAACAIACPPNAIEVKLNGKSADEERLVWEFDCGRCIFCGRCDEVCPTGAVALSDSFELAVKFDKGALIQRGELEVERCACCGKTFTPKRLIAYALEKLQVSNLLPGRLDEAKRYLHICPSCKQNEAVESMTKGEEGKIR